A single Deltaproteobacteria bacterium HGW-Deltaproteobacteria-4 DNA region contains:
- a CDS encoding peptide chain release factor 3, whose product MVSSQQQEVQKRRTFGIISHPDAGKTTLTEKLLLFGGAIQMAGAVKARKAARHATSDWMSIEQERGISVTTSVMKFTHRDCEINLLDTPGHQDFSEDTYRVLTAVDSALMVIDSAKGVETQTEKLMTVCRMRNTPVITFINKMDREGRDALDLLHDIEETLQIECAPMSWPIGMGKRFKGVYNLYRKELRLFSPGTDTRYHEAVVISDLSDPKVDELLGFQADELRADIELLEGAANPFNHEEYLKGNQTPVFFGSGINNFGIEELLDALVEIAPAPIPRPTTTRIVAPEEEAFSGFVFKIQANMDPMHRDRIAFLRICSGKFSRGMKVRHHRIAKDVILSNATIFMAQDRANVEEAWAGDIIGLHNHGTIKIGDTFTDKELLKFTGIPNFAPEHFRRVRLKNPLKAKQLDKGLLQLSEEGAVQVFRPLLGNDYILGAVGVLQFDVTVARLKAEYGVDAIYEGIDFATARWIECSDKKKLADFEKKCQANLAHDAEGNLTYLAPSEWRLGYVTEQWPDVVFHKTREHN is encoded by the coding sequence ATCGTGAGCAGCCAGCAGCAAGAAGTTCAAAAGCGTCGCACCTTCGGCATTATCTCCCACCCGGACGCCGGCAAGACCACTCTCACCGAAAAACTCCTCCTCTTCGGCGGCGCCATCCAGATGGCCGGCGCGGTCAAGGCTCGCAAGGCTGCCCGCCACGCCACCAGTGACTGGATGAGCATCGAGCAGGAGCGCGGTATCTCGGTGACGACTTCAGTGATGAAGTTCACCCATCGCGATTGTGAGATCAACCTCCTTGACACTCCCGGCCACCAGGATTTCTCGGAAGATACCTATCGTGTCCTCACCGCCGTCGACAGTGCCCTGATGGTCATTGACAGCGCCAAAGGGGTTGAGACCCAGACCGAGAAGTTGATGACGGTCTGTCGCATGCGTAACACGCCGGTGATCACCTTTATCAACAAGATGGACCGCGAAGGGCGCGACGCCCTCGATCTCCTCCACGACATTGAAGAAACGCTGCAGATCGAATGCGCGCCGATGTCCTGGCCGATCGGCATGGGCAAGCGTTTCAAGGGGGTCTACAATCTTTATCGCAAGGAGCTGCGCCTCTTCAGCCCCGGCACCGATACCCGGTATCATGAAGCAGTGGTGATCAGCGACCTCAGCGATCCGAAGGTCGATGAACTTCTCGGCTTTCAGGCTGATGAGCTGCGCGCCGATATCGAACTTCTTGAAGGCGCGGCCAATCCTTTTAATCATGAGGAATATCTCAAGGGGAACCAGACGCCGGTCTTCTTCGGCAGCGGTATCAATAACTTCGGCATTGAGGAGCTCCTTGATGCTCTCGTCGAGATTGCGCCGGCACCGATCCCGCGGCCGACAACGACGCGAATCGTGGCTCCGGAAGAGGAAGCTTTCTCCGGTTTCGTCTTCAAGATCCAGGCAAATATGGATCCGATGCACCGTGACCGCATCGCCTTTCTGCGCATCTGTTCCGGCAAGTTCAGCCGGGGGATGAAGGTGCGCCATCACCGAATTGCCAAGGATGTCATCCTCAGCAACGCCACCATCTTTATGGCGCAGGATCGCGCCAATGTCGAAGAGGCCTGGGCCGGCGATATTATCGGCCTGCACAACCACGGCACCATCAAGATTGGTGATACCTTTACCGACAAGGAACTCCTCAAGTTCACCGGCATCCCCAACTTTGCTCCGGAACACTTCCGCCGCGTGCGGCTGAAGAATCCCCTTAAGGCCAAACAGCTGGATAAGGGGCTGCTGCAACTCTCCGAAGAAGGGGCGGTGCAGGTCTTTCGTCCCCTCCTCGGCAACGACTATATCCTCGGTGCCGTCGGAGTCCTGCAATTCGATGTGACGGTGGCGCGACTCAAGGCGGAGTATGGCGTCGACGCCATCTATGAAGGGATCGACTTTGCCACCGCCCGCTGGATCGAATGCAGCGACAAGAAGAAGCTCGCCGACTTTGAAAAGAAGTGTCAGGCCAACCTTGCCCACGACGCCGAGGGGAATCTGACCTATCTCGCTCCGTCAGAATGGCGCCTCGGTTATGTCACCGAACAGTGGCCGGATGTCGTCTTCCATAAGACCCGCGAACACAATTAG
- the def gene encoding peptide deformylase has protein sequence MSLMRIYHYPEPILKVPAKPVATFDADLQQLVKDMAETMYAAPGIGLAAPQVGISQRIIVIDCSPKDEAPRLIAAINPEIIARSGERCEEEGCLSVPGYYANVPRSEAITVTFQNLQGERCELATEGLLAVAFQHEIDHLDGILFVDHLSPLKRGIFRRKYRKIMEQQEEQL, from the coding sequence ATGTCACTCATGCGCATCTATCACTACCCCGAACCGATTCTGAAGGTGCCGGCCAAGCCGGTGGCGACCTTCGACGCGGACTTGCAGCAACTGGTCAAGGATATGGCCGAAACCATGTACGCCGCTCCCGGCATCGGCCTGGCGGCGCCGCAGGTCGGCATCAGCCAGCGGATCATTGTCATCGACTGCTCCCCCAAGGATGAAGCGCCGCGCCTTATCGCTGCCATCAACCCCGAGATCATTGCCCGTAGTGGCGAGCGTTGCGAAGAGGAGGGGTGCCTCTCTGTCCCCGGTTATTACGCCAACGTGCCGCGCAGCGAAGCGATCACCGTGACCTTCCAGAACCTGCAAGGTGAGCGCTGTGAATTGGCCACCGAAGGGCTCCTGGCCGTCGCTTTTCAGCACGAGATCGACCATCTTGACGGCATTCTCTTTGTTGACCACCTCTCCCCGCTCAAACGCGGCATCTTCCGCCGTAAATACCGCAAAATCATGGAACAGCAAGAGGAGCAGTTGTGA
- a CDS encoding methionyl-tRNA formyltransferase gives MGTPAFAVPTLDVLLKAGLNLVGVYTQPDRPKGRGQALAAPPVKEMALRHGIPVFQPQKLRAPEVVEGLRVLAPDLIVVVAFGQILPKSVLEIPRYGCINVHASLLPKYRGAAPINQAIIDGETETGITTMLMDVGLDTGPMLLKRSLAIGPDETAGELHDRLCMLGGETMAATLQLLLRGELHPEVQDDSQTCYAAMLKKEDGCIDWSQSAQQIHNRIRGLSPWPGTYTELNGEPLKLFLTRVEAGEGEAGTILAPAADAVRIACGSGVLAVRELQLPGKKRLAAADFLRGCPLPVGSRLGS, from the coding sequence ATGGGGACTCCGGCCTTTGCCGTCCCGACCCTCGATGTTTTGCTCAAGGCCGGTCTCAACCTTGTCGGCGTCTACACCCAGCCCGATCGCCCCAAGGGGCGGGGGCAGGCTTTGGCGGCGCCGCCGGTGAAAGAGATGGCACTGCGCCACGGAATTCCGGTCTTTCAGCCGCAGAAGCTGCGGGCCCCCGAGGTGGTGGAAGGGTTGCGAGTGCTTGCTCCCGACCTGATCGTCGTCGTCGCTTTCGGGCAGATCCTCCCCAAGAGCGTGTTGGAGATTCCCCGCTACGGCTGCATTAATGTCCACGCCTCCCTCCTCCCCAAATATCGCGGTGCCGCCCCGATCAATCAAGCGATTATCGACGGCGAAACCGAGACCGGGATCACGACCATGCTCATGGATGTCGGCCTCGATACCGGGCCGATGCTCCTCAAGCGCTCCCTGGCCATCGGCCCGGATGAAACTGCCGGCGAACTGCACGATCGTCTTTGCATGCTTGGCGGTGAAACGATGGCGGCGACCCTGCAGCTGCTACTGCGCGGCGAACTCCATCCCGAAGTGCAGGATGACAGTCAAACCTGCTATGCAGCGATGCTCAAGAAGGAGGATGGCTGCATCGACTGGAGCCAGAGCGCGCAGCAGATTCATAACCGTATCCGTGGTCTGTCCCCTTGGCCGGGGACCTATACCGAGTTAAACGGTGAACCCCTCAAGCTCTTTTTGACCCGGGTCGAAGCCGGAGAAGGTGAAGCCGGGACAATCCTTGCGCCGGCGGCCGATGCCGTGCGCATCGCTTGCGGCAGTGGTGTTCTGGCGGTGCGGGAGCTGCAACTCCCCGGCAAGAAGCGTTTGGCGGCCGCCGATTTTCTCCGGGGCTGTCCGTTGCCGGTGGGAAGTCGTCTGGGGTCATAG
- a CDS encoding 16S rRNA (cytosine(967)-C(5))-methyltransferase RsmB encodes MKTNSDARTIALDVLTRVDQGAYADLALDAALTRLTHLDPRDKGLATELVYGVLRQRGRLDFALGRLCHQPFEKIESKIRNILRIGAYQMLQLERVPVSAAVNTAVELARAAQLERATGFINGILRSLGRTQGEIPWPDPEHEPLRHLIDVLSLPEWLAARWLAEYEAEGAIELAAAMLAPAPFTVRVNTLLISRAEFLAALAEDGHGAEACTYSPDGVIIRERGTSPLSGHNEGWFQPQDEASQLIARLLDPRAGDEILDACSAPGGKTTHIAALTANRATILACDLHPQRVQMVAGGARRLDAQGITTRACDLTAPPKDLAASRFDRVLLDAPCSGLGVLRRNPEIRWRRSPESISEMAAEQGRLLRSCAKMVKVGGILLYSVCTLTPEETQDVIAPFLSEHPEFARDDLRSFFPEWSELFDEQGALATFPQRHKGMDAFWAVRLRRVG; translated from the coding sequence ATGAAAACCAATAGTGACGCCCGTACTATCGCCCTCGATGTTTTGACCCGCGTCGACCAGGGCGCTTATGCCGATCTCGCCCTTGATGCTGCTTTGACCCGCCTCACTCACCTTGATCCCCGTGACAAGGGGCTGGCAACGGAACTCGTCTATGGTGTCCTCCGCCAGCGCGGCCGGCTCGATTTTGCCTTGGGCCGCCTTTGTCATCAGCCCTTCGAAAAGATCGAATCGAAGATCCGCAACATCCTGCGCATCGGCGCTTACCAGATGCTGCAACTCGAACGCGTCCCGGTCTCGGCGGCGGTGAATACTGCGGTCGAACTGGCGCGGGCCGCGCAGCTCGAACGGGCCACCGGCTTCATCAACGGTATCCTCCGTTCTTTGGGCCGGACGCAGGGGGAGATCCCCTGGCCGGATCCGGAGCACGAGCCGTTGCGTCATCTCATCGACGTCCTCTCTCTCCCCGAGTGGCTGGCCGCGCGCTGGCTGGCCGAGTACGAGGCGGAAGGAGCCATCGAACTCGCTGCAGCGATGCTTGCTCCCGCCCCCTTTACGGTGCGGGTCAACACCCTGCTGATCAGCCGCGCTGAATTCCTTGCTGCCCTGGCCGAGGACGGGCATGGGGCCGAGGCCTGCACCTACAGTCCCGACGGGGTGATTATCCGCGAGCGCGGCACCTCTCCCCTTTCCGGGCATAATGAAGGGTGGTTCCAGCCACAGGATGAAGCGAGTCAGCTGATCGCCCGCCTTCTCGACCCCCGGGCCGGCGATGAGATCCTCGATGCCTGTTCCGCGCCGGGCGGAAAGACGACGCACATCGCCGCCCTGACCGCCAACCGCGCCACCATCCTCGCCTGTGATCTCCATCCGCAGCGGGTGCAGATGGTCGCCGGCGGCGCGCGACGGCTCGACGCGCAGGGAATTACCACCCGCGCCTGTGATCTCACCGCCCCCCCCAAAGATCTCGCTGCCAGCCGTTTCGACCGCGTCCTCCTCGATGCCCCGTGCAGCGGCCTCGGCGTCCTGCGCCGCAATCCCGAGATCCGCTGGCGGCGCAGCCCCGAGTCGATCAGCGAGATGGCCGCCGAACAGGGGCGCTTACTGCGCAGCTGCGCGAAGATGGTCAAGGTCGGCGGGATTCTCCTCTATTCGGTCTGCACCTTGACCCCGGAAGAGACGCAGGACGTTATTGCGCCCTTCCTATCTGAACATCCCGAGTTTGCCCGTGACGATCTGCGCAGCTTCTTTCCGGAGTGGAGCGAACTCTTTGACGAGCAGGGGGCGCTGGCGACCTTCCCGCAGCGTCATAAGGGCATGGATGCCTTCTGGGCGGTGCGCTTGCGGCGGGTGGGGTAA
- a CDS encoding DUF2288 domain-containing protein — MTEYTENSPLGVELVAWHWVRPHQQRDALWVVTAGLDLEIVGAALTRDNAAAVRAWLADGSLCKPDKEQLERWENNPLHTLAMLIVQPFVLVQERTVNQGEV, encoded by the coding sequence ATGACAGAGTATACCGAAAATTCACCTCTGGGGGTTGAACTCGTGGCCTGGCACTGGGTGCGGCCGCATCAGCAGCGCGACGCCCTCTGGGTGGTGACAGCAGGACTGGATCTGGAAATCGTCGGCGCAGCCCTGACGCGAGATAATGCGGCAGCGGTGCGGGCCTGGCTGGCGGACGGTTCTTTATGCAAACCGGACAAGGAACAGCTTGAACGTTGGGAGAACAATCCCCTCCACACCTTGGCGATGCTGATTGTGCAACCCTTTGTGCTGGTCCAGGAAAGAACCGTAAACCAAGGAGAAGTGTGA
- a CDS encoding ATP phosphoribosyltransferase — protein sequence MSNILKFGIPKGSLEEATVDLFKQAGWSLGISSRSYFPTIDDEEMKCSLIRPQEMGRYVERGTIDVGIAGRDWVRENNSNVVEVCEMVYSKVSRRPVRWVLVVGPDSKVERPEDLAGCTISTELVEFTKRYFSERNIPVTVEFSWGATEAKVVEGLCDAIVEVTETGSTIRANNLRIVCDLMSSVPVMIANRDAWIDPWKRTKIEEIATMLQSALSAEGMVGLKMNAPANRIDEIIAILPSLKNPTVSHLYKSDWVSIESILPEKQVRQIIPALMKIGAQGIVEYPLSKII from the coding sequence ATGTCCAACATTCTCAAGTTTGGTATCCCCAAAGGGAGCCTCGAAGAAGCGACCGTCGATCTCTTTAAACAGGCCGGCTGGAGTCTCGGCATCTCTTCGCGCAGCTACTTCCCGACCATCGACGACGAAGAGATGAAGTGCAGCCTGATTCGTCCGCAGGAGATGGGGCGCTACGTCGAACGCGGCACGATCGACGTCGGCATTGCCGGCCGTGACTGGGTCAGGGAGAATAACTCGAACGTGGTCGAAGTCTGCGAAATGGTTTACTCCAAGGTGTCGCGACGGCCGGTACGCTGGGTGCTGGTGGTCGGGCCGGACTCCAAGGTCGAACGTCCCGAAGACCTCGCCGGCTGCACCATCTCCACCGAATTGGTCGAATTCACCAAACGTTACTTTTCCGAGCGCAATATCCCGGTGACCGTCGAATTCTCCTGGGGGGCCACCGAAGCCAAGGTCGTCGAAGGGCTGTGCGACGCCATCGTCGAAGTCACCGAAACCGGCTCGACGATTCGCGCCAACAACCTGCGCATCGTCTGCGACCTGATGTCGTCCGTGCCGGTGATGATTGCCAATCGCGACGCTTGGATCGATCCGTGGAAGCGGACAAAGATCGAAGAGATCGCCACCATGCTGCAATCGGCTCTGAGCGCGGAAGGGATGGTCGGTCTGAAGATGAACGCGCCGGCCAATCGCATCGATGAGATTATCGCGATCCTCCCCAGCCTGAAGAATCCGACGGTTTCCCACCTCTACAAATCCGACTGGGTCTCGATCGAAAGTATCCTTCCCGAAAAACAGGTAAGGCAGATCATCCCGGCGCTGATGAAGATCGGGGCGCAAGGGATCGTCGAATACCCCCTGAGCAAGATTATCTGA
- a CDS encoding phosphoribosyl-AMP cyclohydrolase has translation MIKIDFAKMGGLIPAIIQDYENGEVLMVAFMDEKTLEYTIRDQKTWFFSRTRNKYWMKGEESGNTQDVIEILTDCDADTVVIKVRQNGPAACHTGNRSCFYVRWENGEWVEHSKPLFDPNEVYKKA, from the coding sequence GTGATTAAAATCGATTTTGCCAAAATGGGGGGATTGATCCCCGCGATTATCCAGGATTACGAAAACGGCGAAGTCCTGATGGTCGCCTTTATGGATGAAAAGACCCTGGAATATACCATCCGTGATCAGAAGACCTGGTTCTTCAGCCGCACCCGCAACAAATACTGGATGAAGGGGGAGGAGTCGGGGAATACCCAGGATGTCATTGAAATCCTCACCGATTGCGATGCCGACACCGTCGTCATCAAGGTTCGCCAGAACGGTCCGGCCGCCTGTCACACTGGCAATCGCAGCTGTTTCTATGTGCGCTGGGAAAATGGAGAATGGGTCGAGCACAGCAAGCCGCTCTTTGATCCGAATGAAGTCTATAAAAAAGCCTGA
- a CDS encoding EamA-like transporter family protein encodes MKASLFAAILAVLAGIGLPTQAGINAQLSLWTRSSITAALISFAVGTLALGIATVVTITPLPLWSSAAALPWWIWSGGVMGAFFVAASTFIAPQLGATTMLALILAGQIVASVLFDHFGVLGYPLHPLNLQRSLGLLLLIAGVVLIRNS; translated from the coding sequence ATGAAGGCCAGCCTGTTCGCTGCCATTCTCGCTGTTCTGGCCGGCATCGGTCTACCGACCCAAGCCGGGATCAACGCCCAACTCAGCCTCTGGACGCGTTCTTCGATTACCGCCGCCCTCATCTCCTTTGCGGTCGGCACCCTGGCGCTAGGCATAGCCACCGTGGTCACAATAACTCCCCTCCCCCTCTGGTCCAGTGCCGCTGCGCTACCGTGGTGGATCTGGAGCGGCGGCGTGATGGGGGCCTTCTTTGTCGCGGCTTCGACCTTTATCGCTCCCCAGCTTGGCGCGACCACCATGCTCGCCCTGATCCTCGCCGGCCAGATTGTCGCCTCGGTCCTCTTTGATCATTTCGGTGTCCTCGGTTACCCGCTCCACCCCCTGAATCTGCAGCGCAGCCTCGGCTTGCTCCTGCTCATTGCCGGCGTGGTCCTGATTCGCAACTCCTGA
- a CDS encoding leucyl aminopeptidase, with protein MKIFTEAAQLLSINTPILVIGLHEEKSLSLRHQEINAALDDVLGQAIREQEFSGKLGETLLLHSGKRLAARRILCVGLGQEKNYDTAQARQAIASAAELAQKKRILTLALDLDSFVNASVALTQAAAAATEGIALSAYRYDDFRRDSAKDLAPLLSEALLICASADEQNDVQAAITATQIICASVCLARDLVNAPGNVKSPQDLAERCRTEGEAAGCTCTILHRQALEEEGMGALLGVAQGSMREPCLIILEYRGAGAKAPLALVGKAVVFDSGGISLKPAEKMDEMKMDMAGGAAVLGTITAAARLRLPINLVALIPAVENLPSGHAIRPGDILTSLAKKTIEVLNTDAEGRLILADAITYAQRYQPEALIDVATLTGAAIVALGHHASAILGTDQPLIDALIAAGDRSGERLWQLPLWDVYDQLLKSDVADIKNSGGRPAGTITGAAFLKAFAGEKPWAHLDIAGTAWEEKGRPGTPKGGSGVGVRLLIDFLRMRAEQ; from the coding sequence ATGAAGATTTTCACCGAGGCAGCGCAGCTACTCAGCATCAACACTCCGATTTTAGTTATCGGCCTCCATGAAGAGAAGAGTCTCTCTCTCCGGCATCAGGAAATCAACGCAGCTCTCGACGATGTTCTGGGTCAGGCAATCCGTGAGCAGGAATTTTCCGGCAAGCTCGGCGAAACCCTTCTGTTACACAGTGGCAAACGCCTGGCCGCCCGGCGCATCCTCTGCGTCGGGCTCGGTCAGGAGAAAAATTATGACACAGCGCAAGCACGACAAGCGATCGCCAGCGCCGCCGAATTGGCTCAGAAAAAAAGGATCCTGACCCTTGCCCTTGATCTCGACAGCTTCGTGAACGCATCCGTCGCTCTCACCCAGGCGGCGGCGGCGGCCACCGAAGGAATCGCCCTGAGTGCTTATCGCTATGACGATTTCCGGCGCGACAGCGCCAAGGATCTTGCCCCCTTGTTGAGTGAAGCCCTCCTGATCTGTGCCAGCGCCGACGAGCAAAACGATGTTCAAGCGGCCATCACCGCGACGCAGATTATCTGCGCCAGTGTCTGTCTTGCCCGCGATCTCGTCAATGCCCCGGGGAACGTCAAATCACCACAAGATCTTGCCGAACGCTGCCGCACAGAAGGAGAAGCCGCCGGCTGCACCTGCACCATCCTCCATCGTCAGGCCCTGGAGGAAGAAGGGATGGGAGCGCTCCTCGGTGTCGCCCAAGGGAGCATGCGCGAGCCCTGCCTGATCATCCTCGAATATCGCGGCGCCGGCGCTAAAGCGCCGCTGGCCCTGGTCGGTAAGGCGGTCGTCTTCGACAGCGGCGGTATTTCCCTGAAACCGGCGGAAAAGATGGATGAGATGAAGATGGATATGGCGGGAGGGGCCGCGGTTCTTGGCACCATTACCGCAGCGGCGCGTTTGCGCCTGCCGATCAATCTCGTGGCACTGATCCCGGCGGTGGAGAATCTCCCTTCCGGACACGCCATTCGTCCCGGCGACATCCTGACCTCCCTGGCCAAAAAGACCATCGAAGTTCTTAACACCGACGCCGAGGGCCGGCTGATCCTCGCCGATGCCATCACCTATGCGCAACGCTACCAGCCCGAGGCCCTTATCGACGTCGCCACCCTGACCGGTGCCGCCATCGTCGCCCTTGGCCACCACGCCAGCGCCATTCTCGGTACCGATCAGCCGCTGATCGACGCCCTTATTGCGGCCGGAGACCGCAGTGGTGAGCGCCTCTGGCAGCTCCCCCTCTGGGACGTTTACGACCAACTCCTCAAGAGCGATGTCGCCGACATCAAGAATAGCGGCGGCCGGCCGGCCGGCACCATTACCGGCGCCGCCTTTCTCAAGGCCTTTGCCGGCGAAAAACCCTGGGCCCACCTCGACATTGCCGGTACTGCCTGGGAAGAGAAAGGGCGGCCCGGTACCCCCAAAGGGGGGAGTGGCGTCGGTGTCCGCTTGCTGATCGACTTTTTACGGATGCGGGCGGAGCAATAG
- a CDS encoding cold-shock protein has translation MAEGTVKWFNDAKGFGFIQQDGGPDVFVHFSSIGSDGFKSLAEGERVAFDVTQGQKGPQAANVRKI, from the coding sequence ATGGCTGAAGGTACAGTTAAGTGGTTCAATGATGCTAAGGGGTTTGGGTTTATTCAGCAGGATGGGGGCCCGGATGTTTTCGTGCACTTCTCCTCCATTGGTTCTGACGGTTTCAAGTCTCTGGCTGAAGGTGAGCGCGTTGCTTTTGACGTCACCCAAGGACAGAAAGGCCCGCAGGCCGCCAACGTCCGTAAAATCTGA